Proteins encoded within one genomic window of Cellulomonas flavigena DSM 20109:
- the rsmH gene encoding 16S rRNA (cytosine(1402)-N(4))-methyltransferase RsmH, with amino-acid sequence MDEQTADAASRHVPVLLERCVELLAPALAAPGAVLVDCTLGMGGHTEGVLRAIEHVRVVGIDRDPQALALASERLAPFGERFTGVHAVYDEIGDVVERLGLPGVQGVLMDLGVSSLQLDEAERGFAYAHDAPLDMRMDPTTGPTAADVLNTYDERDIARVLRVYGEERFAARIARGVVRFRERTPLTRTSELVDIVRAGVPAATRRTGGHPAKRTFQALRIEVNGELAALERALPAAIDVLAVGGRIVVESYQSLEDRLVKRALAAGATSSAPPDLPVEPVTHAPYLRLLTRGAEEADEAELARNPRAQSVRLRAAERLRPTPDHLRTPRRAA; translated from the coding sequence ATGGACGAGCAGACGGCCGACGCCGCGTCGCGGCACGTCCCGGTCCTCCTGGAGCGCTGCGTCGAGCTGCTCGCCCCCGCGCTCGCGGCCCCGGGTGCGGTGCTGGTCGACTGCACGCTCGGCATGGGCGGGCACACCGAGGGCGTCCTGCGGGCCATCGAGCACGTGCGGGTCGTCGGCATCGACCGCGACCCGCAGGCGCTCGCCCTGGCGAGCGAGCGCCTGGCACCGTTCGGCGAGCGGTTCACCGGTGTCCACGCGGTCTACGACGAGATCGGTGACGTCGTCGAGCGGCTCGGTCTGCCGGGCGTCCAGGGCGTCCTCATGGATCTCGGCGTCTCCTCGCTGCAGCTCGACGAGGCCGAGCGCGGGTTCGCGTACGCCCACGACGCGCCGCTCGACATGCGGATGGACCCGACGACCGGGCCCACGGCAGCCGACGTGCTCAACACGTACGACGAGCGCGACATCGCGCGCGTCCTGCGGGTCTACGGCGAGGAGCGGTTCGCCGCCCGGATCGCGCGCGGCGTCGTGCGGTTCCGCGAGCGGACGCCGCTGACGCGCACGTCCGAGCTCGTCGACATCGTCCGCGCGGGCGTCCCCGCTGCGACGCGGCGCACCGGAGGGCACCCGGCCAAGCGCACGTTCCAGGCGCTGCGGATCGAGGTCAACGGCGAGCTCGCGGCGCTCGAGCGCGCGCTGCCGGCCGCGATCGACGTGCTCGCCGTCGGCGGACGCATCGTCGTCGAGTCCTACCAGTCGCTCGAGGACCGTCTCGTGAAGCGCGCGCTCGCCGCGGGTGCCACGTCGAGCGCACCGCCGGACCTGCCGGTCGAGCCGGTGACCCACGCCCCCTACCTGCGGCTGCTGACGCGCGGGGCCGAGGAGGCCGACGAGGCCGAGCTCGCCCGCAACCCCCGCGCCCAGTCCGTCCGCCTGCGAGCCGCCGAGCGGCTGCGACCCACGCCCGACCACCTGCGCACCCCGAGGAGAGCCGCATGA
- a CDS encoding UDP-N-acetylmuramoyl-L-alanyl-D-glutamate--2,6-diaminopimelate ligase, whose translation MTSPLGRLRPERPPVRRVEDLAADLDLVTVGAPAAGLTFTGVTMSSTDVEPGDLFVAVPGLKVHGARFAADAVARGAVAVLTDDDGVAAVPPDVPVLVAHDPRSLAGPVASWALGNPASRLVTVGVTGTNGKTTTTYFVDAALRAHHARTAVLGTVELRIGDDAVESPRTTVEAPVLQALLAVAHERGAGALTTEVSSHALALGRVLGTRFDVVGFTNLQRDHLDFHGDMEGYFRDKARLFAPEQARRGVVVVDDAWGRRLAEEAAIPVETVSTHVGAPEAAGATWAVVEADVGLDGVGSRFVLRGPDGARHVAHSPLPGLVNVSNAALAIVLAHAAGVPLATAIEAVGGAHAIPGRMERVVERGDGWPLCLVDYAHTPDALVLALEAVRPITPGRLVIVFGSDGDRDRGKRPIMGEIAARLADVLVVTDENPRSEDPASVRAAILAGVRDVRPDLADVHEATSRAQAIRDALRLAGPDDTVIVTGKGHEPTQEIAGVFHRYNDRDVFLAARAEGREQPA comes from the coding sequence ATGACGTCCCCCCTGGGCCGGCTCCGTCCCGAGCGCCCGCCGGTCCGCAGGGTCGAGGACCTCGCGGCCGACCTCGACCTCGTGACCGTCGGCGCCCCGGCTGCCGGACTGACCTTCACCGGCGTGACGATGTCGAGCACCGACGTCGAACCGGGCGACCTGTTCGTGGCCGTCCCGGGCCTGAAGGTGCACGGTGCGCGGTTCGCGGCCGACGCGGTCGCGCGTGGCGCGGTCGCCGTGCTCACGGACGACGACGGTGTGGCGGCGGTCCCGCCGGACGTGCCCGTGCTCGTCGCCCACGACCCGCGGTCGCTCGCCGGGCCGGTCGCGTCGTGGGCGCTGGGGAACCCTGCGTCCCGGCTCGTGACCGTGGGCGTGACAGGGACCAACGGCAAGACCACGACGACGTACTTCGTCGACGCGGCGCTGCGCGCGCACCACGCACGGACCGCGGTGCTCGGCACCGTCGAGCTGCGGATCGGCGACGACGCCGTGGAGAGCCCGCGCACCACGGTCGAGGCCCCCGTGCTGCAGGCGCTGCTGGCCGTCGCCCACGAACGCGGCGCCGGGGCCCTGACCACCGAGGTGTCGTCGCACGCGCTCGCGCTCGGTCGCGTGCTCGGCACGCGCTTCGACGTCGTCGGGTTCACCAACCTGCAGCGCGACCACCTCGACTTCCACGGCGACATGGAGGGGTACTTCCGCGACAAGGCGCGGCTGTTCGCCCCCGAGCAGGCGCGGCGGGGCGTCGTGGTGGTCGACGACGCGTGGGGCCGTCGGCTGGCCGAGGAGGCGGCGATCCCCGTCGAGACCGTGAGCACGCACGTCGGCGCCCCCGAGGCGGCCGGCGCCACGTGGGCGGTCGTCGAGGCGGACGTGGGGCTCGACGGCGTCGGGTCGCGGTTCGTGCTGCGTGGCCCCGACGGCGCGCGGCACGTGGCGCACAGCCCGCTGCCCGGCCTGGTCAACGTGTCGAACGCCGCGCTCGCGATCGTGCTCGCGCACGCCGCAGGCGTCCCGCTGGCCACCGCGATCGAGGCGGTCGGGGGCGCCCACGCGATCCCGGGGCGCATGGAGCGCGTCGTCGAACGCGGGGACGGCTGGCCGCTGTGCCTCGTCGACTACGCGCACACGCCCGACGCGCTCGTGCTCGCCCTCGAGGCCGTGCGACCCATCACGCCCGGGCGCCTCGTCATCGTGTTCGGGTCCGACGGCGACCGGGACCGCGGCAAGCGCCCGATCATGGGGGAGATCGCCGCGCGCCTCGCCGACGTCCTCGTCGTCACCGACGAGAACCCGCGCTCGGAGGACCCCGCGTCCGTCCGGGCCGCCATCCTCGCGGGCGTGCGCGACGTGCGCCCCGACCTGGCCGACGTGCACGAGGCGACCAGTCGTGCGCAGGCCATCCGCGACGCCCTTCGTCTGGCAGGTCCGGACGACACCGTGATCGTCACGGGCAAGGGCCACGAGCCGACCCAGGAGATCGCCGGCGTGTTCCACCGCTACAACGACCGTGACGTGTTCCTCGCGGCCCGCGCCGAGGGCCGGGAGCAGCCCGCGTGA
- a CDS encoding peptidoglycan D,D-transpeptidase FtsI family protein encodes MSERTGTVPRRRTAAAAERSRVAPRRPAPAGTRPVRPPAAPGAPRTVVASRARMTAVLVVLCLVLVTFAGRLVYVQVVTGPEVAAIAREKRMATAQVLGARGEITDAGGVVLATSVERYRVVVNQKQVATYRARGSSDGLDGAAGVASRLAPVLGLNPAELGGDLVGDRGYVVVARDVLPDVARAVRAMRLDGVGVEKVADRVYPKGTVAGNIVGFVNSEGEGLQGLEFALDEHLRGTAGQERFESGRRGQPIPGGVSEANPAQDGRSVRLTLDSDLQWKAEEQLRAKVAETGADGGTIVVMRPTGEVLALADSTAFDPNAPGDRATEGLSPSVADIFEPGSTSKVVTMAAALENGLVGPTDRFEVADRWRTPQGETIKDSHDHGVEKLTATGIFAESSNVGTVLIGERLSKDQRYQYLSAFGFGSRTGIEVPGESRGLLRTPDDWHGRDEYAVLFGQAVGVNALQVASVFATIANDGVRVPPHLIAGWTSPDGVFEPAAPREGTQVVSQQTAATVLSMMESAVDDGTGGNAAIPGYRVAGKTGTAQRFNPSGYTASFIGVAPADDPQVVTAVVLHNPRSSIYGGTVAAPVFSAVTGYALQQLGVAPSGAPATLFPTTWE; translated from the coding sequence GTGAGCGAGCGCACCGGTACCGTGCCGCGCCGGCGGACCGCCGCCGCCGCGGAGCGCTCGCGCGTCGCCCCGCGCCGGCCGGCGCCCGCAGGCACACGCCCCGTGCGCCCACCGGCGGCCCCGGGCGCCCCGCGCACCGTGGTCGCGTCGCGCGCGCGCATGACGGCGGTCCTCGTCGTCCTGTGCCTCGTCCTGGTGACCTTCGCGGGTCGCCTCGTGTACGTCCAGGTGGTGACGGGGCCGGAGGTCGCCGCGATCGCACGCGAGAAGCGCATGGCGACCGCCCAGGTGCTGGGTGCACGGGGCGAGATCACCGACGCGGGCGGCGTCGTGCTCGCGACGTCGGTCGAGCGCTACCGCGTCGTCGTCAACCAGAAGCAGGTCGCGACGTACCGTGCACGTGGCTCGTCCGACGGGCTGGACGGTGCCGCCGGCGTCGCGTCGCGACTCGCGCCCGTCCTGGGTCTCAACCCCGCCGAGCTCGGGGGTGACCTCGTGGGTGACCGCGGGTACGTCGTCGTCGCGCGCGACGTGCTGCCCGACGTGGCCCGCGCCGTGCGTGCGATGCGCCTGGACGGCGTCGGCGTGGAGAAGGTCGCCGACCGCGTCTACCCGAAGGGCACGGTCGCGGGCAACATCGTCGGCTTCGTGAACTCCGAGGGGGAGGGCCTGCAGGGCCTGGAGTTCGCGCTCGACGAGCACCTGCGTGGCACGGCAGGGCAGGAGCGCTTCGAGAGCGGACGTCGGGGCCAGCCGATCCCGGGCGGTGTCAGCGAGGCGAACCCCGCGCAGGACGGTCGCTCGGTGCGCCTCACGCTCGACTCGGACCTGCAGTGGAAGGCCGAGGAGCAGCTGCGGGCCAAGGTCGCCGAGACGGGTGCCGACGGCGGGACCATCGTCGTCATGCGACCGACCGGTGAGGTCCTCGCGCTCGCGGACTCCACGGCGTTCGACCCCAACGCTCCCGGTGACCGTGCGACCGAGGGGCTGTCGCCGAGCGTCGCCGACATCTTCGAGCCCGGCTCGACGAGCAAGGTCGTGACCATGGCGGCCGCACTCGAGAACGGCCTCGTCGGACCGACGGACCGCTTCGAGGTCGCGGACCGGTGGCGGACGCCGCAGGGCGAGACGATCAAGGACTCGCACGACCACGGCGTGGAGAAGCTCACCGCCACCGGCATCTTCGCGGAGTCGTCGAACGTCGGGACCGTGCTCATCGGCGAGCGGCTCAGCAAGGACCAGCGGTACCAGTACCTGTCGGCCTTCGGCTTCGGCAGCCGGACGGGCATCGAGGTCCCGGGGGAGTCCCGCGGTCTGCTGCGCACGCCCGACGACTGGCACGGGCGTGACGAGTACGCCGTGCTCTTCGGGCAGGCGGTCGGCGTCAACGCGCTGCAGGTGGCGAGCGTCTTCGCGACGATCGCCAACGACGGCGTGCGCGTGCCGCCGCACCTCATCGCGGGCTGGACGTCGCCGGACGGGGTCTTCGAGCCCGCCGCGCCGCGGGAGGGCACGCAGGTCGTCTCCCAGCAGACGGCGGCCACCGTGCTGTCGATGATGGAGAGCGCCGTCGACGACGGCACGGGCGGCAACGCGGCGATCCCCGGCTACCGCGTGGCAGGCAAGACGGGCACGGCGCAGCGGTTCAACCCCAGCGGGTACACGGCGTCGTTCATCGGCGTCGCGCCGGCGGACGACCCGCAGGTGGTCACCGCCGTCGTCCTGCACAACCCGCGCTCGTCGATCTACGGCGGCACCGTGGCGGCCCCGGTGTTCTCGGCGGTCACCGGGTACGCGCTGCAGCAGCTCGGCGTCGCGCCGTCGGGGGCGCCCGCGACCCTCTTCCCCACGACGTGGGAGTGA